A genomic stretch from Capricornis sumatraensis isolate serow.1 chromosome 4, serow.2, whole genome shotgun sequence includes:
- the RAB5B gene encoding ras-related protein Rab-5B isoform X1 produces MTSRSTARPNGQPQASKICQFKLVLLGESAVGKSSLVLRFVKGQFHEYQESTIGVKFEIWDTAGQERYHSLAPMYYRGAQAAIVVYDITNQETFARAKTWVKELQRQASPSIVIALAGNKADLANKRMVEYEEAQAYADDNSLLFMETSAKTAMNVNDLFLAIAKKLPKSEPQNLGGAAGRSRGVDLHEQSQQNKSQCCSN; encoded by the exons ATGACTAGCAGAAGCACAGCCAGGCCCAATGGGCAGCCCCAGGCCAGCAAAATATGCCAGTTCAAACTGGTCCTGCTGGGTGAATCTGCAGTGGGGAAATCTAGCCTGGTATTACGTTTTGTCAAAGGGCAGTTCCATGAGTACCAGGAGAGCACCATTGGAG TCAAGTTTGAGATCTGGGACACAGCTGGGCAGGAGCGATACCATAGCTTGGCCCCCATGTACTACAGAGGTGCCCAAGCTGCCATTGTGGTTTATGACATTACTAATCAG GAAACCTTCGCCCGAGCGAAGACATGGGTAAAAGAACTACAGCGACAGGCCAGTCCTAGCATCGTTATTGCCCTGGCAGGGAACAAAGCCGACCTGGCCAACAAGCGCATGGTGGAGTATGAA GAGGCCCAGGCGTATGCAGATGACAACAGCTTATTGTTTATGGAGACTTCAGCCAAGACAGCTATGAACGTGAACGATCTCTTCCTGGCAATAG CTAAGAAGTTGCCAAAGAGTGAACCCCAGAATCTAGGGGGTGCAGCAGGCCGAAGCCGGGGTGTGGATCTTCACGAGCAGTCCCAGCAGAACAAGAGCCAGTGTTGTAGCAACTGA
- the RAB5B gene encoding ras-related protein Rab-5B isoform X2 — translation MTSRSTARPNGQPQASKICQFKLVLLGESAVGKSSLVLRFVKGQFHEYQESTIGAAFLTQSVCLDDTTVKFEIWDTAGQERYHSLAPMYYRGAQAAIVVYDITNQEAQAYADDNSLLFMETSAKTAMNVNDLFLAIAKKLPKSEPQNLGGAAGRSRGVDLHEQSQQNKSQCCSN, via the exons ATGACTAGCAGAAGCACAGCCAGGCCCAATGGGCAGCCCCAGGCCAGCAAAATATGCCAGTTCAAACTGGTCCTGCTGGGTGAATCTGCAGTGGGGAAATCTAGCCTGGTATTACGTTTTGTCAAAGGGCAGTTCCATGAGTACCAGGAGAGCACCATTGGAG CGGCCTTCCTTACCCAGTCTGTTTGTCTAGATGACACGACAGTCAAGTTTGAGATCTGGGACACAGCTGGGCAGGAGCGATACCATAGCTTGGCCCCCATGTACTACAGAGGTGCCCAAGCTGCCATTGTGGTTTATGACATTACTAATCAG GAGGCCCAGGCGTATGCAGATGACAACAGCTTATTGTTTATGGAGACTTCAGCCAAGACAGCTATGAACGTGAACGATCTCTTCCTGGCAATAG CTAAGAAGTTGCCAAAGAGTGAACCCCAGAATCTAGGGGGTGCAGCAGGCCGAAGCCGGGGTGTGGATCTTCACGAGCAGTCCCAGCAGAACAAGAGCCAGTGTTGTAGCAACTGA
- the RAB5B gene encoding ras-related protein Rab-5B isoform X3: protein MTSRSTARPNGQPQASKICQFKLVLLGESAVGKSSLVLRFVKGQFHEYQESTIGAAFLTQSVCLDDTTVKFEIWDTAGQERYHSLAPMYYRGAQAAIVVYDITNQETFARAKTWVKELQRQASPSIVIALAGNKADLANKRMVEYEEAQAYADDNSLLFMETSAKTAMNVNDLFLAIAKKLPKSEPQNLGGAAGRSRGVDLHEQSQQNKSQCCSN from the exons ATGACTAGCAGAAGCACAGCCAGGCCCAATGGGCAGCCCCAGGCCAGCAAAATATGCCAGTTCAAACTGGTCCTGCTGGGTGAATCTGCAGTGGGGAAATCTAGCCTGGTATTACGTTTTGTCAAAGGGCAGTTCCATGAGTACCAGGAGAGCACCATTGGAG CGGCCTTCCTTACCCAGTCTGTTTGTCTAGATGACACGACAGTCAAGTTTGAGATCTGGGACACAGCTGGGCAGGAGCGATACCATAGCTTGGCCCCCATGTACTACAGAGGTGCCCAAGCTGCCATTGTGGTTTATGACATTACTAATCAG GAAACCTTCGCCCGAGCGAAGACATGGGTAAAAGAACTACAGCGACAGGCCAGTCCTAGCATCGTTATTGCCCTGGCAGGGAACAAAGCCGACCTGGCCAACAAGCGCATGGTGGAGTATGAA GAGGCCCAGGCGTATGCAGATGACAACAGCTTATTGTTTATGGAGACTTCAGCCAAGACAGCTATGAACGTGAACGATCTCTTCCTGGCAATAG CTAAGAAGTTGCCAAAGAGTGAACCCCAGAATCTAGGGGGTGCAGCAGGCCGAAGCCGGGGTGTGGATCTTCACGAGCAGTCCCAGCAGAACAAGAGCCAGTGTTGTAGCAACTGA
- the SUOX gene encoding sulfite oxidase, mitochondrial: MLLLHRAVAPGLQQAYRLKSTPARLCIRACCTNDSFQPQRSSFTFSGGNSSTRRWRVMGTLLGLGAVLACHDQQCRASQESPRKYTREEVKSHCSPETGVWVTLGCEVFDITEFVDIHPGGASKLMLAAGGPLEPFWALYAVHNQPHVREILAQYKIGELSPDDKAPSILKTSDPYMDDPIRHSALKVNTQCPFNAEPPAELLTENYITPNPIFFTRNHLPVPNVDPDTYRLNVVGPPGGQSLCLSLDDLYQFPKHEITVTLQCAGNRRSEMTQFKEVRGLEWSLGAISTARWAGARLCDVLAQAGHQLCETEAHVCFEGLDSDPTGTAYGASIPLARAMDPEAEVLLAYEMNGQPLPRDHGFPVRVVVPGVVGARHVKWLGKVSVEPEESFSHWQRRDYKGFSPSVDWDTVDFDSAPSIQELPIQSAITQPKEGETIGSGEVTVKGYAWSGGGRAVVRVDVSLDGGLTWQVAELEGEEQRPRKAWAWRLWHLQAPLPAGIKELNIVCKAVDESYNVQPDTVAPIWNLRGVLNNAWHRVHVHVAP, encoded by the exons atgctgctgctgcacaGAGCTGTGGCCCCAGGGCTCCAACAGGCCTACAG ACTCAAGTCAACCCCGGCAAGGCTCTGCATTCGGGCCTGCTGTACAAATGATTCTTTTCAGCCCCAGCGCTCCAGCTTCACCTTCTCTGGTGGTAACTCCAGCACCAGGAGATGGAGAGTCATGGGCACGCTGCTAGGCCTCGGGGCAGTGTTGGCCTGTCATGACCAGCAGTGCAGG GCTTCTCAAGAGTCACCACGCAAATATACCAGGGAGGAAGTAAAATCCCACTGCAGCCCTGAGACTGGGGTCTGGGTGACTTTGGGCTGTGAGGTCTTTGATATCACAGAATTTGTGGACATACACCCAGGGGGGGCATCAAAGCTGATGCTAGCAGCCGGGGGTCCTTTAGAGCCCTTCTGGGCCCTCTATGCTGTTCACAACCAGCCGCACGTGCGAGAGATACTAGCTCAATACAAGATTGGGGAGCTGAGCCCTGACGACAAGGCACCCTCCATCTTGAAGACTTCTGATCCTTATATGGATGATCCTATACGTCACTCAGCCCTGAAGGTCAACACCCAGTGCCCCTTTAATGCAGAGCCCCCTGCTGAGCTGCTGACAGAAAACTACATCACACCCAACCCTATCTTCTTCACCCGGAATCATTTACCTGTACCTAACGTGGACCCAGACACCTATCGCCTGAATGTAGTAGGGCCACCAGGGGGTCAGTCACTGTGCCTGTCCCTGGATGACTTGTACCAGTTCCCTAAGCACGAGATCACGGTCACTCTGCAGTGTGCTGGCAACCGGCGCTCCGAGATGACTCAGTTCAAAGAAGTAAGAGGTCTGGAGTGGAGTTTAGGGGCCATTAGCACTGCGCGCTGGGCTGGGGCACGGCTTTGTGATGTGTTAGCCCAGGCTGGTCACCAGCTCTGTGAAACTGAGGCCCATGTCTGCTTTGAGGGACTGGACTCAGACCCCACAGGGACTGCCTATGGAGCATCCATCCCTCTCGCTCGGGCCATGGACCCTGAAGCTGAGGTCCTGCTGGCATATGAGATGAATGGGCAGCCTCTGCCTCGTGACCATGGCTTTCCTGTGCGAGTGGTGGTTCCTGGTGTGGTGGGTGCCCGCCATGTCAAATGGCTGGGCAAAGTGAGTGTGGAACCAGAGGAAAGTTTCAGCCACTGGCAGCGGCGGGATTACAAAGGCTTTTCTCCATCTGTGGACTGGGACACTGTAGATTTTGATTCGGCTCCATCTATCCAAGAACTTCCTATCCAGTCAGCCATCACACAACCCAAAGAAGGGGAGACAATAGGGTCAGGGGAGGTGACTGTCAAAGGCTATGCATGGAGTGGTGGAGGAAGAGCTGTGGTCAGGGTGGATGTGTCTCTGGATGGGGGCCTAACCTGGCAAGTGGCTGAGCTGGAAGGAGAGGAGCAGCGTCCCCGAAAGGCCTGGGCCTGGCGACTATGGCAtctgcaagcccctttgccagcTGGGATAAAGGAACTGAACATTGTCTGTAAGGCTGTAGATGAGAGCTACAATGTGCAGCCAGACACGGTGGCCCCAATCTGGAACCTGCGAGGGGTGCTCAACAATGCCTGGCACCGTGTCCATGTCCATGTCGCCCCATGA